The following DNA comes from Candidatus Thermoplasmatota archaeon.
AGATAGCCGTTCCCAAGAAGGTAAGGGAGAGGCTTGGGGAAGTCGAGGAAGGAGGCTTCATTCTTTTCTACGAGGACGGGAAGAGGATCTACATCGAGAAAGGTCGTATTGGACCCGTGCCATAGCGCTATTCACCGAATCGGGAATCTTCTGGCTGAAGAAGCTCTGGT
Coding sequences within:
- a CDS encoding AbrB/MazE/SpoVT family DNA-binding domain-containing protein, whose protein sequence is MPKRHFAQAKVTQRKQIAVPKKVRERLGEVEEGGFILFYEDGKRIYIEKGRIGPVP